The Panicum virgatum strain AP13 chromosome 5K, P.virgatum_v5, whole genome shotgun sequence genome has a window encoding:
- the LOC120709436 gene encoding uncharacterized protein LOC120709436, with amino-acid sequence MTPADHLDTVPALRRRRPCAVNHHYTELFDADHSIPMANNAEASGSNPMNLISNIEPLNGGNYSKWAEQVEMALALADIDLAITTPCPTTPVAPVRGDSETAGDWQERERAHAVVQMKYDLEKAKWTSSNRKCLMVIKSSIVDTIRGAIPDAPTVVEYLKKVESQFVGSSKAYAQTLIQRLVVSKYIGGGIREHILKMSNMASKLPVEMKLPAPFIVHLVLASLPREFETFVVNYNISPEQWDLEKLIAMCVQEEEMLKASHGDSLSFVKHNNKRKDFQDKVAKP; translated from the exons ATGACTCCGGCCGACCACCTCGACACCGTCCCTGCGCTGCGACGTCGTCGTCCCTGCGCCGTCAACCACCACTACACCGAGCTCTTCGACGCCGACCACAGCATCCCGATGGCCAACAACGCCGAAGCTTCTG GCTCCAACCCCATGAACCTCATCTCAAACATTGAGCCTCTCAATGGAGGAAACTACAGCAAGTGGGCAGAGCAAGTTGAGATGGCGCTTGCACTGGCAGACATTGATTTAGCTATTACCACACCGTGTCCCACAACTCCTGTGGCACCGGTGAGAGGTGATAGTGAGACTGCTGGTGATTGGCAGGAAAGAGAAAGGGCACATGCTGTTGTGCAAATGAAGTATGATCTAGAGAAAGCTAAGTGGACCTCATCCAACCGCAAGTGCTTGATGGTAATCAAGAGTTCCATAGTGGACACCATAAGGGGAGCAATCCCAGATGCTCCCACTGTAGTTGAGTATTTGAAGAAAGTGGAGAGTCAATTTGTTGGCTCTTCAAAAGCTTATGCTCAGACTCTGATTCAGAGGTTGGTAGTTAGCAAGTACATTGGTGGGGGCATAAGAGAACATATTCTGAAGATGAGCAACATGGCATCTAAGCTTCCTGTGGAAATGAAGCTTCCAGCTCCTTTCATTGTCCACTTGGTTCTAGCTTCCTTGCCAAGAGAGTTTGAGACTTTTGTTGTTAACTACAACATCAGTCCAGAGCAGTGGGACTTGGAGAAGCTCATTGCTATGTGTGTGCAGGAAGAGGAAATGCTTAAGGCTTCACATGGTGACTCTCTCAGTTTTGTGAAGCACAACAACAAGAGAAAGGACTTTCAAGATAAGGTCGCTAAACCATAG